A single region of the Microlunatus panaciterrae genome encodes:
- a CDS encoding glycogen debranching N-terminal domain-containing protein yields the protein MPQKLQPFLHDLVTTFAAPTQTLSAASGDVSGLADGPTAQGVLHADIRVLSDIHVLVDGKSPEHIATQYGADTATFTSLLRNIGMGLVSVPDRLLRLDRTRRVSPGLVEETLFFSSDLPEDVQCTVEVVLRSDFTAIEQIRNGEAAPLHLFSLDSGSGEPVRWSSGEVSAALLATGADLSTSDDGTALTMRWALTVPAKAATTVGWQLAITDSGGAVIPAPHPGLDIAGLTDQVLTQVGSPGADDHRLRPWVEQSLADLNSLRMATAVEPELPFYAAGAPWYLTLFGRDSLWTARLLLPVDLGHALSTLRTLARFQGTKTDIETAEQPGKIMHELRRGTSAFADMSLPPLYYGTIDATALWICLLHDVWKAGAPEDQVRQLLPNLTAALQWMGDYGDADGDGFLEYIDESGHGLANQGWKDSGDSVRFADGTIATGPVALCEVQAYAYQAAVGGAELLDHFGQQGGDHWRGWAAELADRFRAQFWCGEGDDRFPALALDGQKRRVDSVTSNIGHLLGTGILSPEESELVARRVTAADMDSGLGLRTMSAAAGGYTPLSYHCGSVWPHDTAIVIDGLVRSGLGHHAGGLVQGLLQASTVFDRRFPELWSGEGTSGVPYPSACRPQAWSAAAAITVANALSAVGAS from the coding sequence ATGCCGCAGAAGCTGCAGCCCTTCCTGCACGACCTGGTCACCACGTTCGCAGCTCCGACCCAGACGTTGTCCGCGGCGAGCGGCGACGTGTCCGGGTTGGCCGACGGGCCGACCGCCCAGGGGGTGCTGCACGCCGACATCAGGGTGTTGTCCGATATCCATGTGCTGGTCGACGGCAAGTCGCCGGAGCACATCGCCACCCAGTACGGGGCGGACACGGCGACGTTCACCAGCCTGCTGCGGAACATCGGCATGGGCCTGGTTTCGGTCCCGGACCGGCTGCTCCGCCTCGACCGGACGCGCCGGGTCTCTCCCGGCCTTGTCGAAGAGACCCTGTTCTTCTCCTCAGACCTCCCGGAGGACGTCCAGTGCACCGTCGAGGTGGTGCTGCGCTCCGACTTCACCGCCATTGAGCAGATCCGCAACGGTGAGGCGGCTCCGCTGCATCTCTTCAGCCTGGACAGCGGCAGCGGCGAGCCGGTCCGCTGGTCCAGCGGCGAGGTCAGTGCCGCCCTGCTGGCGACCGGGGCCGATCTCAGCACCAGCGACGACGGCACCGCCCTCACCATGCGCTGGGCGCTCACGGTGCCGGCCAAGGCGGCCACCACCGTCGGCTGGCAGCTGGCGATCACCGACAGCGGCGGTGCCGTGATTCCCGCTCCGCACCCGGGGCTGGACATCGCGGGCCTCACCGACCAGGTCCTGACGCAGGTCGGCTCGCCCGGGGCCGACGACCATCGGCTGCGGCCGTGGGTCGAGCAGTCGCTGGCCGATCTCAACAGCCTGCGGATGGCCACCGCGGTCGAGCCGGAGCTGCCCTTCTACGCCGCCGGTGCCCCGTGGTACCTCACCCTGTTCGGCCGTGACAGCCTCTGGACGGCGCGGCTGCTGCTGCCGGTCGACCTCGGCCATGCGCTCAGCACGCTGCGGACCCTGGCCCGCTTCCAGGGCACCAAGACCGACATCGAGACGGCCGAGCAGCCGGGCAAGATCATGCACGAGCTGCGCCGCGGCACCTCCGCGTTCGCCGATATGTCGCTGCCGCCGCTCTACTACGGCACCATCGACGCGACCGCGCTGTGGATCTGCCTGCTGCACGACGTCTGGAAGGCGGGGGCGCCCGAGGACCAGGTACGGCAGCTGCTGCCCAACCTGACCGCGGCACTGCAGTGGATGGGCGACTACGGGGACGCCGACGGAGACGGCTTCCTGGAGTACATCGACGAGTCCGGCCACGGTCTGGCCAACCAGGGCTGGAAGGACTCCGGCGACTCGGTACGGTTCGCCGACGGAACGATCGCCACCGGTCCGGTGGCCCTCTGCGAGGTCCAGGCGTACGCCTATCAAGCGGCGGTCGGCGGAGCCGAGCTGCTGGACCACTTCGGGCAGCAGGGCGGCGACCACTGGCGCGGCTGGGCGGCGGAGCTGGCCGACCGGTTCCGGGCCCAGTTCTGGTGTGGCGAGGGTGATGACCGGTTCCCGGCGTTGGCCCTCGACGGGCAGAAGCGCCGGGTCGACTCCGTCACCAGCAACATCGGTCACCTGTTGGGCACCGGGATCCTCAGTCCCGAGGAGAGCGAGCTGGTCGCCCGCCGGGTGACCGCTGCAGACATGGACTCCGGCCTCGGCCTGCGCACCATGTCAGCGGCGGCCGGCGGTTACACCCCGCTCAGCTATCACTGTGGATCGGTCTGGCCACACGACACTGCCATCGTCATCGACGGTCTGGTGCGTTCCGGCCTCGGCCACCACGCCGGCGGACTGGTACAGGGACTGCTGCAGGCCTCGACCGTGTTCGACCGGCGCTTCCCCGAGCTCTGGTCGGGCGAGGGCACCAGCGGGGTTCCCTACCCCTCCGCCTGCCGGCCGCAGGCGTGGTCGGCCGCGGCCGCGATCACCGTCGCCAACGCGCTGTCGGCGGTCGGCGCCAGCTGA
- a CDS encoding Fpg/Nei family DNA glycosylase, translating into MPEGDTVWRACQLLNRALAGRVLTRCELRVPSLATEDLTGATVCEVVSRGKHQLFRFDNRFTLHTHLRMDGSWRVFDHGANWSGGQPFQIRVMLANADHDAIGYRLPVVELLPTADEPSVVGHLGPDLLGPDWDPAEAMRRITADPGRTIGEALLDQRNLAGIGTLYRAELCFLQGIHPRTPVGEIRNLERLVRRAQQLLSANRARPQQSTTGDLRTGRQTYVFGRAGKPCRRCGTTIAFEEFGPIGQERTSYWCPRCQPAIGGSG; encoded by the coding sequence ATGCCAGAGGGTGACACGGTGTGGCGGGCGTGCCAGTTGCTCAACCGTGCGCTGGCCGGTCGGGTGCTCACGCGGTGCGAGTTGCGGGTGCCGTCGCTCGCTACCGAGGACCTGACGGGGGCTACGGTCTGTGAGGTCGTCTCGCGTGGCAAGCATCAGCTGTTCCGGTTCGACAACCGATTCACGCTGCACACCCACCTACGGATGGACGGCAGTTGGCGTGTCTTCGATCACGGGGCGAACTGGTCCGGGGGACAGCCCTTCCAGATCCGGGTCATGCTGGCCAATGCCGATCATGACGCCATCGGTTATCGGCTGCCGGTGGTCGAGCTGCTCCCGACGGCGGATGAACCGAGCGTCGTCGGTCACCTCGGGCCGGATCTTCTCGGACCGGACTGGGACCCGGCCGAGGCGATGCGCCGGATCACCGCCGACCCTGGTCGGACGATCGGCGAGGCCCTCCTCGACCAACGGAACCTGGCCGGCATCGGGACCCTTTACCGAGCCGAGCTCTGTTTCCTGCAAGGGATCCATCCCCGGACGCCGGTCGGCGAGATCCGCAATCTCGAACGGCTGGTGCGGCGGGCCCAGCAGCTGCTGTCCGCCAACCGTGCCCGCCCTCAGCAGAGCACCACCGGCGATCTGCGAACCGGACGCCAGACGTACGTCTTCGGCCGTGCCGGCAAGCCGTGCCGCCGTTGTGGCACCACCATCGCGTTCGAGGAGTTCGGCCCCATCGGGCAGGAGCGGACCAGCTACTGGTGTCCGCGTTGCCAACCCGCCATCGGCGGCTCCGGCTAG
- a CDS encoding MFS transporter gives MAAPSRTPQRRLRAIFIGRDFARLWGSFGLTNLGDGVMLAAGPLLVASLTDRPFLVAAAAFVQQLPWLIFGLISGVAVDRLDRKTIMVVVNLCRASVLALLAGCVFVDLASIYLVYLALFLLGVAETLADNAGLALVAQVVSPELLGTANSRLIGTMTITNQLAGPPLGALLFSVAAGLPIGVNALCLCLAAALVSRVRAESSPETAATSVSPPRCARPRRSVGADIRAGVGFLWAHPGLRTLALAILGMNVTFMAAFSVWVLYVRDLLGLSAVGFGLLTTVGAVGGLVGVVLFPRLEGRFATSTLLRVGLVTETLTHLALALGRHWVSAAVTMLVFGCHASVWGSVALSARQRATPQHLMGRVNSVYQVFSVGGAAVGALIGGVVAQTFTVVTPFWFGFVGMVVTTFVAWRQVVLVETEQLQPVDS, from the coding sequence GTGGCCGCACCGTCGAGAACGCCGCAACGGCGTCTGCGGGCGATCTTCATCGGTCGAGACTTCGCCCGACTGTGGGGGTCGTTCGGTCTCACCAACCTCGGCGACGGCGTGATGCTGGCAGCGGGACCGTTGCTGGTGGCTTCGCTGACCGACAGGCCCTTCCTCGTCGCGGCGGCCGCCTTCGTGCAGCAACTGCCCTGGCTGATCTTCGGTCTCATCTCCGGTGTGGCGGTCGACCGGCTGGACCGCAAGACGATCATGGTCGTGGTGAACCTGTGCCGGGCATCGGTGCTGGCGCTGCTGGCCGGGTGCGTCTTTGTCGACCTGGCCTCGATCTACCTGGTCTATCTCGCCCTCTTCCTCCTTGGCGTAGCCGAGACCCTCGCCGACAACGCCGGTCTGGCGCTGGTGGCACAGGTGGTCAGTCCCGAGCTGCTCGGTACAGCGAACTCGAGGCTGATCGGCACGATGACCATCACCAACCAGCTCGCGGGCCCACCGCTCGGCGCGCTGTTGTTCTCCGTCGCCGCCGGCCTGCCGATCGGTGTCAACGCCCTCTGTCTCTGCCTGGCCGCGGCACTGGTTAGCCGGGTCCGGGCAGAGTCGAGCCCTGAAACGGCCGCCACCTCCGTCAGTCCTCCCAGATGCGCCCGCCCGCGCAGGTCCGTCGGCGCGGACATCCGCGCCGGGGTCGGCTTCCTCTGGGCACATCCCGGCCTGCGCACGCTGGCGCTGGCGATCCTGGGTATGAACGTGACCTTCATGGCAGCGTTCTCGGTCTGGGTTCTCTACGTTCGTGACCTGCTCGGGCTCTCAGCCGTCGGATTCGGGCTGTTGACCACGGTCGGCGCTGTGGGGGGCCTGGTCGGCGTGGTCCTCTTCCCGCGGTTGGAGGGGCGCTTCGCCACGTCGACCCTGCTCAGAGTCGGGCTGGTGACCGAGACCCTTACCCATCTGGCCCTGGCGCTCGGCCGGCACTGGGTCTCGGCCGCAGTCACCATGTTGGTGTTCGGTTGCCATGCCAGTGTCTGGGGATCGGTGGCGCTGAGCGCCCGCCAACGGGCGACACCGCAGCACCTGATGGGCCGAGTCAACAGCGTCTATCAGGTCTTCTCGGTGGGGGGAGCGGCGGTCGGTGCCCTCATTGGCGGCGTGGTGGCACAGACGTTCACCGTCGTCACGCCGTTCTGGTTCGGCTTCGTCGGGATGGTCGTGACGACCTTCGTGGCCTGGCGCCAGGTGGTCCTGGTCGAGACGGAGCAGCTCCAGCCGGTCGACAGCTGA
- the murQ gene encoding N-acetylmuramic acid 6-phosphate etherase, with amino-acid sequence MNPSTEQTPAREQVRGELDLLITESVNEAYRDLDTWSTTDLVRAMNAEDQQVPQAVAAAEVEIAAAVDGVAERIANGGRLLYVGAGTPGRLGVLDASEIPPTFGVSPDLVVGVIAGGTVAIQHAVENAEDRADQGAADLEALGVGPKDAVVGIAASGRTPYVLGALQYAREAGAFTVAVSSNPGSTASSVAEVGIEVVVGPEFITGSTRLKAGTAQKLVLNMISTLAMIRLGKTYGNLMVDLQATNDKLRSRALRTVMLATGASAEVARTTLDTVQGSVKEAILVIKTGLAPAEARDLLARHGGRLRAAEQHAQA; translated from the coding sequence GTGAACCCCAGCACCGAACAGACGCCCGCGCGCGAGCAGGTGAGAGGGGAGCTCGACCTGTTGATCACCGAGTCGGTGAACGAGGCCTACCGCGATCTTGATACCTGGTCGACCACGGACCTGGTACGGGCCATGAACGCCGAGGACCAGCAGGTGCCGCAGGCGGTCGCGGCGGCGGAGGTCGAGATCGCCGCCGCCGTCGACGGGGTGGCTGAGCGAATCGCCAACGGTGGTCGGCTTCTCTACGTCGGCGCGGGCACCCCCGGACGGCTCGGCGTCCTCGATGCGAGCGAGATCCCGCCCACCTTCGGCGTCAGTCCTGATCTTGTCGTCGGGGTGATCGCCGGCGGTACGGTCGCGATCCAGCATGCCGTCGAGAACGCCGAGGACCGGGCCGACCAGGGTGCCGCTGATCTTGAGGCACTGGGAGTCGGGCCTAAGGATGCGGTGGTCGGGATCGCCGCCTCGGGTCGCACCCCCTACGTACTGGGAGCACTGCAGTACGCCCGCGAGGCGGGAGCCTTCACGGTCGCGGTCAGCAGCAATCCCGGGTCGACTGCGAGCAGTGTCGCCGAGGTGGGGATCGAGGTCGTGGTCGGCCCCGAGTTCATCACCGGCTCGACCCGGCTCAAGGCGGGGACGGCGCAGAAGCTGGTGCTCAACATGATCAGCACGCTGGCGATGATCCGGCTGGGCAAGACCTACGGCAATCTGATGGTCGACCTGCAGGCCACCAACGACAAGCTCCGCTCCCGGGCCCTGAGGACGGTGATGTTGGCCACCGGAGCCTCCGCCGAGGTCGCCCGCACGACACTGGACACCGTGCAGGGGTCGGTCAAGGAGGCCATTCTGGTGATCAAGACAGGCCTGGCGCCGGCGGAGGCGCGTGACCTTCTCGCCCGGCACGGTGGTCGGCTGCGGGCCGCCGAGCAGCACGCCCAGGCCTGA
- a CDS encoding GNAT family N-acetyltransferase, with the protein MELTLRPVSPDDLDLFFDHQQDPAAVWMAAFTPADLPSRVAFDARQARILAEPSIVVRTIEVDGVAVGHVLKYELDGDPEVSYWIGREHWGRGIGTTALARFLAVEITERPVFARVAQDNVGSLEVLRRNGFVIVAEGSGPAEGRGRMVKEYRLELSADTVGPAELPG; encoded by the coding sequence GTGGAGCTGACCCTGCGGCCGGTGTCGCCCGATGATCTTGACCTGTTCTTCGACCATCAACAGGATCCGGCAGCGGTCTGGATGGCCGCGTTCACTCCGGCCGATCTGCCCAGCCGGGTGGCCTTCGACGCCCGTCAGGCCCGGATCCTGGCGGAGCCGTCGATCGTGGTCCGGACCATCGAGGTGGATGGGGTGGCCGTCGGCCATGTGCTGAAGTACGAGCTGGATGGTGACCCCGAGGTGAGCTACTGGATCGGCCGTGAGCACTGGGGCCGGGGGATCGGCACAACGGCCCTGGCCCGGTTCCTGGCGGTGGAGATCACCGAACGCCCCGTCTTCGCCCGGGTCGCGCAGGACAACGTCGGCTCGCTCGAGGTGCTACGCCGAAACGGGTTCGTCATCGTCGCCGAGGGGTCCGGGCCAGCCGAGGGGAGAGGCCGGATGGTCAAGGAGTACCGGCTCGAACTGAGCGCGGACACGGTCGGCCCGGCGGAGCTGCCCGGGTGA
- a CDS encoding toll/interleukin-1 receptor domain-containing protein, with protein sequence MPIFVSYARDDRVVVDQLRRDLHKAHNVVWLDDELTGGETWWETILGQIRQCDVFIFALSPHSLRSRACKAELDYAIALRRPLLPVMVADAPIQAARPEVSNAQIVDFRVRSTDSVIDLLGAVARQPKAPPLPDPLPQPPVTPLSYMNQYRDLLDQDSLTYSEQAHLLLDLKEHLDDDDDLVTALQFIWELRQRNDVAAKIVKDVDLVLARYPQQMAPIVQRGRNAAEQGQQNTPPAPAQQRPADNGTRQQSYPNQQYSPPGQQQRPATVGGVGYPTGPANQVRYPPPNQGAQPRYPAPGQPNLRPTQQPNQQAVPQQRMGPNQGPRFPAPAPGQRIQLAPNQLPAQPRPMPPPKQSNGTLRAILWSAGILFALFIGYIFLLALASG encoded by the coding sequence ATGCCGATCTTCGTCAGTTATGCGCGGGACGACCGCGTCGTCGTGGATCAGCTGCGCCGCGACCTGCACAAGGCCCACAACGTCGTCTGGCTCGATGACGAGCTGACCGGCGGCGAGACCTGGTGGGAGACCATTCTCGGCCAGATCCGGCAGTGTGACGTCTTCATCTTCGCTCTGAGCCCGCACTCGCTGCGCTCCCGGGCCTGCAAGGCCGAGCTCGACTACGCGATCGCCCTGCGCCGCCCGCTGCTGCCGGTGATGGTGGCTGATGCCCCCATCCAGGCGGCCCGGCCCGAGGTGTCGAACGCGCAGATCGTCGACTTCCGGGTCCGTTCCACCGACTCGGTGATCGACCTGCTGGGTGCGGTCGCCCGACAACCGAAGGCGCCGCCGCTGCCCGACCCGCTGCCGCAGCCGCCGGTCACCCCGTTGTCGTACATGAACCAATACCGTGACCTGCTGGACCAAGACTCCCTCACGTACAGCGAGCAGGCCCATCTGCTGCTCGATCTCAAGGAGCATCTCGACGACGACGACGACCTGGTCACCGCCCTGCAATTCATCTGGGAGCTCCGGCAGCGCAACGACGTTGCCGCCAAGATCGTCAAGGACGTCGATCTCGTGCTGGCGCGCTACCCCCAGCAGATGGCACCGATCGTGCAGCGCGGCAGGAACGCGGCCGAGCAGGGCCAGCAGAACACCCCGCCGGCGCCCGCGCAGCAACGTCCTGCGGACAACGGCACCCGTCAGCAGTCGTACCCGAACCAGCAGTATTCCCCACCCGGCCAGCAGCAACGCCCTGCCACGGTCGGCGGGGTGGGCTATCCGACCGGGCCGGCCAACCAGGTGCGTTATCCGCCGCCGAACCAGGGTGCCCAGCCCCGCTACCCGGCTCCCGGGCAGCCCAACCTGAGGCCAACCCAGCAGCCCAACCAGCAGGCCGTTCCCCAGCAGCGGATGGGTCCCAACCAGGGTCCACGCTTTCCGGCCCCGGCCCCGGGGCAGCGCATCCAGCTTGCCCCGAACCAGCTGCCCGCGCAGCCCCGGCCGATGCCGCCACCGAAGCAGTCGAACGGTACGCTCCGCGCCATTCTGTGGAGCGCGGGCATCCTGTTCGCCCTCTTCATCGGCTACATCTTCCTGCTCGCGCTGGCCTCGGGCTAG
- a CDS encoding SanA/YdcF family protein, with product MPGRLLPSAMKLTLCAVLGLGSAGAAALVGSVAYIRSAAAGHLYDESDVPAAPVALVLGAKVHPDGNPSAFLAARLDLARRLYDAGKVEAILVSGDNLAPEYNEPDAMRRYLIEREVPADKVVADYAGFDTYDSCARAKRIFGVDRVIVVSQSYHVPRAVGTARRLGLSAVGVGDESARRFAKPWRNGMVRDQVACVKAVIDLVTRRDPVLGPREYGIDGALDAH from the coding sequence ATGCCTGGTCGACTGCTGCCGTCTGCGATGAAGCTCACCCTCTGCGCCGTGCTGGGGCTCGGGTCCGCAGGCGCAGCCGCGCTGGTGGGATCCGTCGCCTACATCCGCTCCGCCGCGGCGGGCCACCTCTATGACGAGTCCGACGTACCGGCGGCGCCGGTGGCCCTCGTGCTCGGCGCCAAGGTCCATCCCGACGGCAACCCATCGGCGTTCCTCGCGGCAAGACTCGATCTGGCCAGGCGACTCTACGACGCCGGCAAGGTCGAGGCCATCCTGGTGTCCGGGGACAACCTGGCACCCGAGTACAACGAGCCCGATGCGATGCGGCGCTACCTGATCGAGCGGGAAGTCCCGGCGGACAAGGTGGTGGCCGACTATGCCGGGTTCGACACGTACGACTCCTGCGCTCGGGCCAAGCGGATCTTCGGCGTCGATCGGGTCATTGTGGTCAGCCAGAGCTATCACGTGCCGCGGGCCGTCGGTACGGCGCGGCGACTCGGCCTGTCGGCCGTCGGGGTCGGTGACGAATCGGCACGCCGGTTCGCCAAGCCGTGGCGTAACGGGATGGTGCGCGACCAGGTCGCCTGTGTGAAGGCAGTGATCGATCTCGTCACCCGACGGGACCCCGTCCTCGGCCCCCGCGAGTACGGCATCGACGGCGCCCTGGACGCGCACTGA
- a CDS encoding DUF4395 domain-containing protein, producing the protein MSSSGSPVPVVDPRGQRFAASVTSVVLAVVLVLQSPWLLALQAVVFALAVVLGPGRSPYGLVFAKLIRPRLGPPEHPEDARPPRFAQGVGLVFSLVGLVGYFSGLTLLGAVATGLALAAALLNAVIGFCLGCELYLLLKRLTPARS; encoded by the coding sequence ATGTCATCCTCCGGCTCCCCGGTTCCCGTCGTCGACCCGCGAGGGCAGCGTTTCGCTGCCTCCGTCACCTCCGTTGTGCTGGCCGTGGTGCTGGTCCTCCAAAGCCCCTGGCTGTTGGCTCTCCAAGCGGTCGTCTTCGCCCTCGCGGTCGTGCTCGGACCCGGCCGGTCCCCGTACGGATTGGTGTTCGCCAAGTTGATCCGGCCCCGACTCGGACCGCCGGAGCACCCGGAGGACGCACGACCCCCGCGGTTCGCGCAGGGGGTCGGACTGGTCTTCTCGCTGGTCGGCCTGGTGGGCTACTTCAGCGGTCTGACCCTGCTCGGCGCCGTGGCCACCGGCCTGGCGTTGGCGGCTGCGCTCCTGAATGCCGTGATCGGGTTCTGCCTCGGCTGTGAGCTGTACCTGCTGCTGAAGCGCCTGACACCCGCCCGGTCCTAG
- a CDS encoding thioredoxin domain-containing protein: MSDAQDPAVGRSYADGVLVGVVVLAVVVTFVGVFSLYRRSTDGVFATGRTPTTPPTAAVDPGLAPPAAAQDELGLVEPDREIIVEGEVGEQLGERATVLQFSSAFCAPCRTTRVLVSAATADLAGIAHIELDAEAHLDLVRRLRIVRTPTVLILNRAGVVVNRAQGVPKRAELLAALGAAVG, encoded by the coding sequence ATGTCAGACGCGCAGGATCCGGCGGTCGGACGCTCCTACGCTGATGGGGTGTTGGTCGGTGTGGTGGTTCTCGCGGTGGTAGTGACGTTCGTCGGCGTGTTCTCGCTGTACCGGAGGTCGACCGATGGCGTGTTCGCGACTGGACGTACCCCCACAACCCCTCCCACAGCCGCGGTCGATCCTGGTCTGGCTCCGCCGGCCGCCGCCCAGGATGAGCTCGGCCTGGTCGAGCCGGATCGCGAGATCATCGTGGAGGGTGAGGTCGGCGAGCAGCTGGGGGAGCGCGCCACGGTGCTGCAGTTCTCGAGTGCCTTCTGCGCTCCGTGCCGGACCACGCGGGTGCTGGTGTCCGCTGCCACCGCCGACCTGGCGGGCATCGCCCACATCGAACTGGACGCCGAGGCGCACCTGGACCTGGTGCGGCGACTCCGCATCGTGCGTACCCCGACGGTGCTGATCCTCAATCGGGCCGGCGTGGTCGTGAACCGGGCGCAGGGCGTTCCGAAGCGCGCGGAACTGCTGGCGGCACTGGGTGCAGCGGTCGGCTGA
- the pgi gene encoding glucose-6-phosphate isomerase, producing MTTPVDPTTTAAWAALTDLHRGLRPDLRQWFTAEPDRAERLSFQAADLFVDLSKNLLTDEVLAALLQLAEQVGLAERTEAMFSGEHINITEDRAVLHTALRAPADVEMVVDGVDVVAQVHKELAKVYAFADRVRSGEWTGVSGRRIETVVNIGIGGSDLGPVMAYEALLPYRQQGLSARFVSNIDPTDVAETTRDLDPETTLFIVASKTFGTLETLTNARLARSWLLDQLRSRGVIGDDEAEAKNAVAKHFVAVSTALEKVADFGIDPANAFGFWDWVGGRYSVDSAIGTSLAVAIGPERFAEFLAGFHAMDEHFRTADPNENVPVLMGLLNVWYNNFFGAATHAVLPYAQYLHRFPAYLQQLTMESNGKGVRYDGTPVTTDTGEVFWGEPGTNGQHAFYQLIHQGTRLIPADFIAVATPTHALVDGDKDVHELFLANFFAQTKALAFGKTADEVKAEGTADEIVPARVFSGNRPTTSIMAPALTPSVLGQLIALYEHITFVQGVVWGIDSFDQWGVELGKQLATELTPAVEGDADALANQDSSTRSLIGYYREHRAR from the coding sequence ATGACGACTCCGGTGGACCCCACGACCACCGCCGCCTGGGCGGCGCTGACGGACCTCCACAGGGGTCTGCGGCCGGATCTCCGGCAGTGGTTCACTGCCGAGCCGGATCGGGCCGAGCGGCTCTCCTTCCAGGCGGCGGACCTGTTCGTCGACCTGTCCAAGAACCTGCTCACCGACGAGGTGCTCGCCGCGCTGCTGCAACTGGCCGAGCAGGTCGGGCTGGCGGAGCGGACCGAGGCGATGTTCTCGGGTGAACACATCAACATCACCGAGGACCGCGCCGTGCTGCATACGGCGCTGCGTGCCCCGGCCGACGTCGAGATGGTCGTCGATGGTGTCGATGTCGTAGCCCAGGTGCACAAGGAGCTCGCCAAGGTCTACGCCTTCGCCGATCGGGTGCGCAGCGGAGAGTGGACCGGGGTCAGCGGTCGTCGGATCGAGACCGTGGTGAACATCGGCATCGGCGGCTCGGACCTGGGGCCGGTGATGGCGTACGAGGCGCTGCTTCCCTATCGACAACAGGGTCTGTCGGCCCGGTTCGTCTCCAACATCGACCCGACCGATGTCGCTGAGACGACCAGGGACCTCGATCCGGAGACGACGCTGTTCATCGTCGCGTCCAAGACCTTCGGAACCCTGGAGACGCTGACCAACGCCCGGCTGGCCCGGAGCTGGCTCCTTGATCAACTTCGGTCCCGCGGAGTGATCGGCGACGACGAGGCGGAGGCGAAGAACGCCGTCGCGAAGCATTTCGTTGCCGTCTCCACTGCTCTGGAGAAGGTCGCCGACTTCGGCATCGACCCGGCGAACGCCTTCGGCTTCTGGGACTGGGTGGGTGGACGCTACTCGGTCGACTCGGCCATCGGCACTTCGCTGGCGGTCGCCATCGGACCCGAGCGGTTCGCCGAGTTCCTGGCCGGGTTCCACGCCATGGACGAGCACTTCCGCACCGCCGACCCCAATGAGAATGTCCCGGTACTGATGGGGCTGCTGAACGTCTGGTACAACAACTTCTTCGGAGCGGCCACCCATGCCGTACTGCCGTACGCGCAGTATCTGCACCGGTTCCCCGCCTACCTGCAGCAGCTCACGATGGAGTCCAACGGCAAGGGTGTCCGCTACGACGGAACCCCGGTCACGACCGATACCGGCGAGGTGTTCTGGGGAGAGCCCGGCACCAACGGCCAGCATGCCTTCTATCAGCTGATCCACCAGGGCACCCGGCTGATCCCGGCCGACTTCATCGCCGTAGCCACCCCGACCCACGCACTGGTCGATGGCGACAAGGACGTGCACGAGCTCTTCCTGGCCAACTTCTTCGCGCAGACCAAGGCGCTGGCGTTCGGCAAGACCGCGGACGAGGTCAAGGCTGAAGGGACCGCGGACGAGATCGTCCCGGCCCGCGTCTTCAGCGGCAACCGACCGACCACCTCGATCATGGCTCCGGCGCTGACCCCCTCGGTGCTGGGCCAGCTGATCGCGCTGTATGAGCACATCACCTTTGTGCAGGGTGTGGTGTGGGGGATCGACAGCTTCGACCAGTGGGGGGTCGAGCTCGGCAAGCAGCTGGCCACCGAGCTGACCCCCGCTGTCGAGGGCGACGCCGACGCGCTGGCCAACCAGGATTCCTCCACCCGCTCCCTGATCGGCTACTACCGGGAGCACCGGGCTCGCTGA